A DNA window from Ornithobacterium rhinotracheale DSM 15997 contains the following coding sequences:
- a CDS encoding DUF3341 domain-containing protein, with protein sequence MSTTMNTKIYALYGDDDILVSAVTSLRKKGVNIKDVYTPFPVHGLDKALGLKKTRISDLAFIYGAYGLLLMIVTTWYMMIYDWPQNIGGKPSFTWGENATAFAVPMFEMTVFFAAHLMSITYLIRCSLYPGAKAKNPDPRTTDDKFLIEVESDDVENLKNMFIDSGAEEVSVKRAVN encoded by the coding sequence ATGAGCACGACAATGAACACTAAGATTTATGCCCTTTATGGAGACGATGATATTCTGGTAAGCGCTGTAACATCACTTCGCAAAAAAGGAGTGAACATTAAAGATGTTTATACGCCATTTCCAGTACACGGTTTAGATAAAGCACTTGGGCTAAAGAAAACAAGAATTTCAGATTTAGCTTTCATTTATGGTGCTTACGGATTATTGCTAATGATCGTTACCACTTGGTATATGATGATTTATGATTGGCCTCAAAACATTGGAGGTAAACCAAGTTTTACTTGGGGAGAAAACGCTACTGCGTTTGCTGTACCAATGTTTGAGATGACGGTTTTCTTTGCAGCTCACTTAATGTCTATCACTTATTTGATAAGATGTAGCCTTTACCCTGGAGCTAAAGCAAAGAATCCAGATCCGAGAACTACCGACGATAAATTCTTAATCGAAGTAGAGTCGGATGATGTTGAGAATTTGAAGAATATGTTTATCGATTCAGGTGCCGAAGAGGTTTCTGTGAAAAGAGCAGTAAATTAA
- a CDS encoding c-type cytochrome, translating to MKKSIILAGFALALISCGPGEKPAPVYMPDMYYSNAYEPYAQSTFGYPKPTDDKDVYAFQRNHHSSALMPVEGTVAHTESGLLPYDLPNTNEGYEASKSLKSPLDSLNREQDLKRGEKLFGQACVACHGEKGDGQGPIVVSGAFLGVPNYKDREITVGSVHHVIMYGRNAMGSYASHFTDDDRWRVAEYVMELRNK from the coding sequence ATGAAAAAATCAATTATACTTGCAGGTTTTGCATTAGCACTTATCTCATGTGGTCCGGGAGAAAAACCCGCACCAGTTTACATGCCAGATATGTATTATTCTAATGCTTATGAGCCTTATGCGCAATCTACATTTGGTTACCCAAAACCTACAGATGATAAAGATGTATATGCGTTTCAGCGTAACCATCATAGTTCAGCACTTATGCCAGTAGAAGGAACCGTAGCGCACACTGAATCTGGATTGTTACCTTACGACTTGCCAAATACAAACGAGGGATATGAAGCTTCTAAAAGTCTAAAATCTCCACTAGATTCTCTTAATAGAGAGCAAGATTTGAAAAGAGGAGAAAAGCTATTTGGTCAAGCTTGTGTTGCCTGTCACGGAGAGAAAGGTGATGGACAAGGGCCAATTGTAGTTTCAGGAGCATTTTTAGGCGTACCGAACTATAAGGATCGTGAAATCACAGTAGGTTCTGTGCACCATGTAATTATGTACGGAAGAAATGCTATGGGATCTTATGCATCTCACTTTACTGATGATGATAGATGGCGTGTAGCTGAATATGTAATGGAATTAAGAAATAAATAA
- the pdxA gene encoding 4-hydroxythreonine-4-phosphate dehydrogenase PdxA, producing the protein MKSKEKIKVAISLGDPNGIGAEIIVKTLARKDILGICTPVVFCTHKLWGYLSAVVDKNFTYHKINDLSKIVAGKVNILDIEAPDILIEFGKSTEQAGAVSFSSLEFATNAVTNGHCDVLVTAPINKSNIQSEVFQFPGHTEYLEKSWGGKALMFMVHQDIKVGLVTQHIPIKEVSSHVTEKAIIDKAKLMYKSLVEDFGIPQPKIACLSLNPHAGDNGLLGTEEQEVIIPALKKLIDEGLYIFGPYPADSFFNLDNLQKFDAVLAMYHDQGLTSFKTIAGIEGVNYTAGLKHVRTSPDHGVGYDISGRNIANETSMVEAIYQAIKIYRCREEYLSLKNGALETNEDTKNK; encoded by the coding sequence ATGAAATCTAAAGAAAAAATCAAAGTAGCGATTTCGTTGGGAGACCCCAATGGGATTGGTGCCGAAATTATAGTAAAAACACTCGCGCGAAAAGATATTTTAGGCATTTGTACTCCCGTAGTTTTCTGTACACATAAATTGTGGGGATATCTTTCTGCAGTGGTTGATAAGAATTTTACATATCATAAAATCAATGATTTGTCTAAAATTGTAGCAGGAAAAGTAAACATTTTGGACATCGAAGCACCCGATATTTTGATTGAGTTTGGAAAATCAACCGAGCAAGCAGGAGCTGTATCATTCAGTTCGCTTGAATTTGCAACCAATGCAGTTACCAATGGGCATTGTGATGTGTTGGTAACAGCTCCCATCAACAAGTCCAATATCCAATCAGAAGTATTCCAATTCCCAGGACACACAGAGTATTTAGAAAAATCTTGGGGCGGAAAGGCTTTAATGTTTATGGTGCATCAAGACATCAAGGTAGGACTTGTTACACAACATATCCCGATTAAGGAAGTTTCTTCGCATGTTACAGAAAAAGCAATAATCGATAAAGCAAAATTGATGTACAAGAGCTTGGTAGAGGACTTTGGTATTCCTCAGCCTAAGATTGCTTGTTTGAGTTTAAACCCACACGCAGGAGATAATGGACTGCTTGGTACCGAAGAGCAAGAGGTGATCATTCCCGCACTCAAAAAGTTAATCGACGAAGGGCTGTACATTTTTGGTCCCTATCCAGCCGATAGTTTCTTTAATTTGGACAATTTGCAGAAATTTGATGCCGTGCTAGCCATGTATCATGACCAAGGTTTAACTTCGTTTAAAACCATTGCAGGCATTGAGGGCGTGAACTATACCGCAGGATTAAAGCATGTACGCACAAGTCCAGATCATGGCGTGGGGTACGATATTAGTGGTAGAAATATTGCCAACGAAACCTCGATGGTGGAGGCAATTTAT
- a CDS encoding TAT-variant-translocated molybdopterin oxidoreductase translates to MASNKKYRGSIEELYNDSLTEKLAANEFAEELPVDEFLGDKKTMESSKTSRRDFLKFLGFSTAAATLAACEAPVIKSVPYVVKPIDVMPGVPTYYASTMYDGYDYASVLVKTREGRPIKIEPNKELKYLGDANARVQASVLSLYDSNRIKDPALNGEKSDWATVDKTIQQKLSNLGGKKVVVLTPSLPSPSTKAIINSFASKYGAEHVVFDAVDATPALDAAEEVFGKRVLPYYDLSNTELVVGFNADFLNSHNGISLEKSYAAARKPGKNMLRHIQVEANLSLTGSNADSRFPLKPSDVYKVLAEVYTALNGGGTSNATAKVIAQELQAKGSKAVVLVDGSKEAQVLGHLINKTLDANAVTEKANLLKESNNAKFKQFVNDAKAGLIGALFIYDANPVANSFYGAEIKEALKKIPLSVGMLSIDDETAKSVNVLAPVNHWLESWGDFIPLSGVYALQQPTIQPVLNTRQFQESLLVWLGDKKAPVSAAVKAEEKAEDGQEQKEVESIAKALEIEDNSYYNYLRKFAAQYLGGVSFNQALYNGAVETEAGEPLSYVGGDAQAAISVLKAAKTADWEIQLYTKVGMGDGRQATNPWLQELPDPVTRTSWDNYFTMNPLDAEKLGIEMWNYGNERNGRMELNGVYYEAKVNGVTIKAPVYVQPGQARGTVGLALGYGVTGKIAQANALESIGVNAYPIYKDGQLSAVIEEFNEVGGSHPFANIQVMNTLMGRYEIAREASLDQFLNEDPKEWNEPATMDTFMGENTSVKKVDLWRSFDSADGPHFNLSIDLNACTGCAACIIACHAENNVPVVGKDEIRRSRDMHWLRIDRYYSDSMQVVQPERYPYTQKEALEDTNYNEPSQYKVLIKPAAENPDVIFQPMMCQHCNHAPCETVCPVAATSHGKQGQNMMAYNRCVGTRYCANNCPYKVRRFNWFNYSQNSKFDFNMNNDLGRMVLNPDVVVRQRGVMEKCSLCVQMTQATILKAKKAGRRVKDGEFQTACTKACSTGAMVFGDANDPSAQVVSLKKDKRKYEVLEEVGTQPNVFYHVKIRNRKNNK, encoded by the coding sequence ATGGCTTCTAACAAGAAATATAGAGGTAGTATAGAAGAATTATACAACGATTCTTTAACCGAGAAACTTGCAGCAAACGAGTTTGCGGAAGAGTTACCAGTTGACGAATTTTTAGGAGACAAGAAAACGATGGAGTCCTCAAAGACTTCTCGTAGAGATTTCTTGAAATTCCTAGGGTTCAGTACAGCAGCGGCTACATTGGCTGCTTGTGAGGCGCCCGTGATAAAATCGGTTCCCTATGTCGTAAAACCAATTGATGTAATGCCTGGGGTTCCTACTTATTATGCGTCTACAATGTACGATGGTTACGACTATGCAAGCGTACTCGTGAAAACAAGAGAGGGGAGACCTATCAAAATTGAACCAAACAAGGAGTTAAAATATCTAGGAGATGCTAATGCGAGAGTGCAAGCTTCTGTTTTGTCATTATATGACTCAAACAGAATTAAAGACCCGGCATTGAATGGTGAAAAATCTGACTGGGCAACCGTAGATAAAACTATTCAGCAAAAGCTTAGCAACCTAGGCGGGAAGAAAGTGGTGGTTTTAACCCCGTCTTTACCGAGCCCTTCTACCAAGGCGATCATCAATAGCTTTGCAAGTAAGTATGGTGCTGAGCATGTAGTGTTTGATGCAGTAGATGCAACTCCAGCTTTAGATGCTGCGGAAGAAGTTTTTGGAAAGAGAGTTTTACCTTATTATGATTTATCCAATACTGAGTTAGTAGTAGGCTTTAATGCAGATTTCTTAAATTCCCACAACGGAATTTCCTTGGAAAAGTCTTATGCAGCAGCCCGCAAGCCAGGTAAAAACATGCTTCGTCATATTCAAGTTGAAGCTAATTTAAGCTTAACTGGATCTAACGCAGATTCAAGATTCCCTTTAAAACCATCAGATGTTTACAAAGTTTTAGCAGAGGTTTATACCGCATTGAACGGTGGAGGAACATCAAATGCTACGGCAAAAGTTATAGCTCAAGAGCTACAGGCAAAAGGTAGCAAAGCAGTTGTTCTAGTTGATGGTTCAAAAGAAGCACAAGTTTTAGGACATTTAATTAATAAAACTTTAGACGCGAATGCTGTAACGGAAAAAGCTAATTTACTTAAAGAAAGTAATAATGCTAAATTTAAGCAATTCGTAAATGATGCAAAAGCGGGATTAATCGGAGCGTTATTCATTTATGATGCAAACCCTGTTGCAAATTCATTCTATGGAGCAGAGATCAAAGAAGCTTTAAAGAAAATTCCTTTATCAGTAGGGATGTTAAGCATTGATGATGAAACTGCAAAGAGTGTAAATGTTTTAGCACCAGTGAATCATTGGTTAGAAAGTTGGGGAGATTTTATTCCTCTATCAGGGGTATATGCTTTGCAACAACCAACAATTCAGCCAGTTTTAAATACAAGACAATTCCAAGAGTCGCTTTTAGTGTGGCTAGGAGATAAAAAAGCTCCAGTTTCTGCGGCGGTGAAGGCAGAGGAAAAGGCTGAAGACGGGCAAGAGCAAAAAGAGGTTGAAAGCATTGCCAAGGCTTTAGAAATTGAAGATAATTCATATTATAACTATTTAAGAAAATTTGCAGCACAGTACCTAGGTGGTGTATCATTTAATCAAGCCTTGTACAATGGTGCTGTAGAGACCGAAGCAGGCGAGCCTTTGTCTTATGTAGGAGGAGATGCGCAAGCAGCTATTTCAGTTTTAAAGGCTGCGAAAACTGCCGATTGGGAAATTCAATTATATACTAAAGTGGGAATGGGAGATGGTCGCCAAGCAACTAACCCTTGGTTGCAAGAGTTGCCAGATCCAGTAACTAGAACCTCTTGGGATAACTACTTTACAATGAATCCACTGGATGCAGAGAAATTAGGCATCGAAATGTGGAACTATGGTAATGAGCGAAACGGAAGAATGGAGTTGAATGGAGTTTACTATGAAGCTAAAGTAAACGGCGTTACAATTAAAGCTCCAGTTTATGTTCAGCCAGGTCAAGCAAGAGGCACAGTAGGTTTAGCTTTAGGTTATGGTGTAACAGGAAAAATAGCACAAGCAAATGCTTTAGAAAGTATCGGTGTAAATGCTTATCCAATATATAAAGATGGTCAATTAAGTGCCGTAATTGAGGAATTTAATGAAGTAGGAGGTTCTCATCCATTTGCCAATATTCAGGTAATGAATACTTTGATGGGACGCTATGAAATCGCAAGAGAGGCATCGCTTGATCAATTCTTAAATGAAGATCCAAAAGAGTGGAACGAGCCAGCTACGATGGATACTTTCATGGGAGAGAATACCTCTGTTAAGAAAGTTGATTTGTGGAGAAGCTTTGACAGCGCAGATGGTCCGCACTTTAACCTATCTATCGACTTGAACGCTTGTACAGGATGTGCTGCATGTATCATTGCTTGTCATGCAGAAAACAATGTCCCTGTAGTGGGTAAAGATGAAATTAGACGCTCTCGTGATATGCATTGGTTAAGAATCGACCGCTATTACTCAGATAGTATGCAGGTTGTTCAGCCAGAAAGATATCCATATACTCAAAAAGAGGCGTTAGAAGATACAAATTATAACGAGCCATCTCAATACAAAGTGTTGATTAAGCCAGCGGCTGAGAATCCAGATGTGATTTTCCAACCGATGATGTGTCAGCATTGTAATCATGCACCATGTGAAACAGTTTGTCCAGTAGCGGCGACATCTCATGGTAAGCAAGGACAAAACATGATGGCATATAACAGATGTGTGGGGACTCGTTATTGTGCAAACAACTGTCCTTATAAAGTGAGAAGATTTAACTGGTTTAATTATTCTCAAAACAGTAAGTTTGACTTTAATATGAACAACGACTTAGGTCGTATGGTATTGAATCCTGATGTAGTAGTTCGTCAGAGAGGTGTAATGGAGAAATGCTCTTTGTGTGTTCAGATGACTCAAGCTACAATTCTAAAAGCGAAAAAAGCTGGAAGAAGAGTAAAAGACGGAGAATTCCAAACAGCATGTACGAAAGCTTGTTCAACAGGTGCTATGGTATTTGGAGATGCTAATGATCCAAGTGCACAAGTAGTGAGCTTGAAGAAAGACAAGCGTAAGTATGAAGTGTTAGAAGAAGTTGGTACACAGCCAAATGTATTCTATCATGTTAAAATTAGAAATAGAAAAAATAACAAATAA
- the nrfD gene encoding NrfD/PsrC family molybdoenzyme membrane anchor subunit yields the protein MSGHYESPIREPLILGHKTYHDITEDIARPVESKAGKLWWIAFSLAFIAFLYGFGCIAYTVGTGIGVWGLNRTINWAWDITNFVWWVGIGHAGTLISAVLLLFRQKWRLSINRSAEAMTIFAVVQAGLFPVIHMGRPWVGYWVFPIPNNFGSLWVNFNSPLFWDVLAISTYLSVSVVFWYMGLIPDFAMLRDRAKKPFSKKIYSILSFGWGGNAKHWQRFEELSLVLAGLATPLVFSVHTTVSFDFATSVIKGWHSTIYPPYFVAGAIFSGFAMVQTLLGVARKVVGLEDYITRKHIEYMNIVIIVTGGMVAVAYLTEFFVAWYSGSRYEDFTYFTVGAATGPYWWAFWLLIICNVIVPMSLWFRPLRRNFLWTFIVSIIINIGMWFERFDIIVINLSRDYLPSSWTMFMPSFVDVGIYLGTIGFFFVLFLLYARTFPVIAQAELKTVLKSSGESYKKHHLDHEHDNEH from the coding sequence ATGTCAGGTCACTACGAATCACCGATAAGAGAACCGCTAATCTTAGGTCATAAAACCTATCATGATATCACCGAGGATATAGCGCGTCCAGTAGAAAGTAAAGCCGGAAAATTATGGTGGATTGCTTTTAGTTTAGCCTTCATTGCCTTTCTTTATGGTTTTGGCTGTATTGCTTATACTGTAGGAACGGGGATAGGTGTTTGGGGATTAAACAGAACCATCAACTGGGCTTGGGATATTACCAACTTCGTATGGTGGGTAGGTATTGGTCACGCAGGAACATTGATTTCTGCTGTGCTATTACTTTTCCGTCAGAAATGGAGATTATCAATCAACCGCTCGGCAGAAGCGATGACGATTTTTGCCGTAGTTCAAGCAGGTTTGTTCCCTGTAATTCACATGGGGCGTCCGTGGGTTGGATACTGGGTTTTCCCAATTCCAAACAACTTTGGTTCGCTTTGGGTAAACTTCAACTCTCCATTGTTCTGGGATGTATTAGCAATTTCAACCTACCTATCTGTATCAGTTGTATTCTGGTACATGGGGTTGATTCCAGATTTTGCTATGCTTCGTGATAGAGCTAAAAAACCTTTTTCTAAGAAAATATACAGCATCCTTTCTTTTGGATGGGGGGGTAATGCTAAACATTGGCAAAGATTTGAGGAATTATCTTTAGTATTAGCAGGTTTGGCTACTCCTCTTGTATTCTCAGTACACACCACGGTATCATTTGACTTTGCTACTTCTGTAATTAAAGGATGGCACTCAACCATTTATCCGCCATACTTCGTTGCTGGTGCGATTTTCTCAGGTTTTGCCATGGTACAAACATTATTAGGTGTAGCTAGAAAAGTGGTAGGTCTAGAAGACTATATTACACGAAAGCATATCGAATACATGAACATCGTAATCATTGTAACGGGAGGAATGGTAGCTGTCGCTTACCTTACTGAGTTCTTTGTTGCGTGGTATTCAGGAAGTAGATATGAAGACTTTACTTACTTTACTGTAGGTGCAGCAACAGGACCTTATTGGTGGGCATTCTGGTTACTAATCATCTGTAATGTGATTGTTCCTATGTCATTATGGTTTAGACCACTTAGAAGAAACTTCTTATGGACATTTATCGTTTCAATCATCATCAACATAGGTATGTGGTTTGAGCGTTTCGATATTATTGTAATCAACCTATCAAGAGATTATTTACCATCTTCTTGGACTATGTTTATGCCAAGTTTCGTAGATGTAGGTATTTACCTTGGAACTATTGGATTCTTCTTCGTATTGTTCTTACTTTACGCTAGAACATTCCCAGTGATTGCACAAGCAGAATTAAAAACAGTATTAAAATCATCAGGCGAAAGCTATAAAAAACATCATTTAGACCATGAGCACGACAATGAACACTAA